The proteins below come from a single Bombus pyrosoma isolate SC7728 linkage group LG10, ASM1482585v1, whole genome shotgun sequence genomic window:
- the LOC122571609 gene encoding apolipoprotein D-like, producing MMLRIYLLLIIASAAIAQVPFLGSCPTVETIQNFDMERYLGKWYEIEKYFAFFEFGGKCVTATYNITDDSNSINILNKQISALTGVSSSIEGVGKPVLKVEDAKLTVSFPSMPLPLDAPYWILDTDYTTYSVVWSCSNFGVFSTRNVWIMAREPKPLVSVLEKAYQILDKNNISRAYFIRTDQKNCPIGN from the exons ATGATGCTGcgaatatatttacttttaattattgcaaGTGCTGCAATAGCACAAGTACCATTTTTGGGCTCGTGTCCTACCGTGGAAACCATACAGAATTTCGATATGGAAAGg TACTTGGGGAAATGGTACGAGATCGAGAAGTACTTTGCATTCTTCGAGTTTGGTGGAAAATGCGTAACTGCTACTTACAACATAACAGACGATAGCAACTCGatcaacattttgaataaGCAGATATCCGCTTT gACTGGAGTTTCTTCAAGTATCGAAGGAGTTGGAAAACCTGTTCTTAAAGTGGAAGACGCAAAATTAACTGTTTCGTTCCCAAGTATGCCTCTTCCATTAGATGCACCTTATTGGATTCTCGATACCGATTATACAACCTACTCCGTTGTATGGAGTTGTTCAAATTTCGGCGTGTTCAG TACAAGGAATGTTTGGATCATGGCAAGAGAACCAAAGCCATTGGTTTCTGTTTTAGAGAAAGCTTATCAAATattggataaaaataatattagtagagcatattttattcgaactgATCAGAAAAACTGTCCTATAGGaaactaa